In Lentibacillus sp. JNUCC-1, the genomic window TTAATAAAGTGCTGCTTAAAGCAGGACGCGACTTTAATTTGTATTCCGGGATTGAGGTGCTCTGCTATCCGATGCTGGCCATTGGCGGCGCCGGCCATATCAGTGCCACGTCGAATGTCGCACCAGCGAAAGTGGCCGACATATTCAATGAGTGGGAAGCGGGTAACGTAAAGTCAGCCCAAGCGCTTCACTATCAAATGATGCCGCTGAACGACGTTTTATTCCGTGATACAAACCCCGCTCCGGCAAAAGCTGCTCTCGGCATGATGGGCAAAATCAAGCCGGTTTTGCGCAAGCCGCTTGATGTGCCGTCAGACTCCATACAACAGGAAATTCATGACGTACTTGAATCATACGGGTATATCCGGCCAAGTTACGCAGATCCAGTATGATAAACGTTAAAATTTTTCATAAAAAGCAGGTGAAGAATTGGCACATGTCGAAATGAAAGATATTCAACTTTATATTAATGGAGCCTTTGTCCCAGCACAGAACCAAGCCATGTTTGATAATTTAAATCCTTACACAGAACAGCGAATAAACCAAGTGGCTTCCGGGGGCAAGAAAGATATTCAGGCGGCATGCGCGGCTGCAGAAGCTGCATTCAAAGATGGGCCCTGGGGTCACATGAAGCTGAAAGACCGGATGTCCTATATTGAAAAGATTGCCGATTTGATTGATGACGCTGTTGATGAGATCGCTGTTATGGAGTCACATGATACTGGCTTGCCCATTTCTCAAACACGTAAAATGGTCGCCAGGGCTGCGGAAAATTTTCGTTTCTATTCGCGCATGGTACAAACCCATTTACACGGTGACGCCTATCAAGTCGATGATACGTTTATTAACTATACCGTGTACCAGCCACTTGGGCCGGTTGGGCTCATCACGCCATGGAATGCCCCATTTATGCTGACGACTTGGAAGGTCGCACCGGCTCTCGCCTCAGGTAACACAGTTGTTTTAAAGCCTGCAGAACTGTCACCGCTGTCAGCCAACAAACTCGCTGAGATTATTGATGCAGCAGGCGTTCCAAACGGTGTGTTCAATGTGGTGCATGGGTACGGAGAGACAGCTGGGGCAGCACTCGTTCAAAACACCAAAGTGAAAGCGATTTCATTTACTGGCGAAACGGTCACCGGTAAAACCATCATTCGGAATTCCGCTGATTCACTTAAGAAAACCTCAATGGAACTTGGCGGAAAGTCGCCGATTATTGTGTTTGACGATGCCGATTTTGACAGAGCCCTTGATGCGGCGGTCTGGGGGATCTTTTCCTTTAATGGGGAACGCTGTACAGCAAATTCCAGATTATTTATCCATTCCGCGATCAAGGAGCCGTTCATCAAGGCACTCAAACATCGTGTGGACCAGGTAAAGATGGGGGACCCGATGGACGACTCGACTGAACTTGGACCATTGATTGACCACGGTCATTTCTCCAAAGTATCGGGTTATATCGATAAGGCTGAAATAGAAGGCTGTGAGGTATACCAGGGGGCGTTACCATCTGGGATTTCCAAAGGCCACTTTGTACCGCCGACCCTGTTATTAAACGCTCGAAATGATATGCAGGCCTCACAGGAAGAAATTTTTGGCCCAGTGATGTCAGTGATTGAATTTTCCAGTGAAGAAGAAGCAATTCAGCTTGCAAACGAGATCGAATATGGGTTGGCAGGATACGTCTGGACGAATGACATTAAGCGCGGTCATCGTGTGGCACAGGCGGTTGATGCCGGGATGCTGTGGGTGAATGCCCAAAACGTGCGTGATTTGAGAATTCCGTTTGGCGGCATGAAATCCAGCGGCATCGGACGAGAAGGCGGGCATCATGCACTTCTTGAATTTTACACAGAACCAAAAGCAATTCACGTGTCGATTGCGGACCATCCCATCCCGCAATTTGGCAAAGCGTATTGAATGAACGAGAGAACGCATATCATTTAAGGAGGGACAATCTATGGGAGCCAAGACAGGTGAAGCATATATCCAACGGTTGAAGGAAGCGAAAAACAATGTGTATATCCACGGAGAAAAGGTTGACGACGTTACGACGCATCCCGCATTTGCAAATGTGGTTCAGTCCATGGCCAAACTCTATGATCTCCAGCATGAAAAGCCGGAAAAAATGCTATATACGTCTCCTACAAGCGGTAAACCAGTAGGCATGACATTTATGCAGCCGAAAACAATCGATGACTTGATTAAACGGCGGGAGGCCATGGTGGAATGGGCGAAAACGAGTGGTGGCATGATGGGCCGCTCGCCTGATTATTTGAATGCCGACGTGATGGCAATGGGTATGAATAACAGTATTTTTGCCGAAGCCAATCCCTATTTCGCCGAGAACGCCCGCAACTATTATGAATACGCCCGGGAAAATGATATCAGCTTAACGCATACCCTCATACACCCCCAAGTCAACCGGGCTAAAATGCAACACGAGCAAAAAGATGCCAATGTCGCCCTGCATCTCGTTGAAGAGCGGGACGACGGGATCATTGTAGACGGCATCAGATTGCTCGCAACCCAAGGCGCCATCACCGATGAATTGCTCGTATTCCCATCAACTGTGAAAAAATCAGGGGAACTTGATGACCCTTATTCCTTGGCCTTTGCAATACCGAACAACACCCCAGGATTAAAATTTATCAGCCGTGAATCGTTTAGTTATGATAAAAATCCATGGGATCACCCGCTTGGTGCGCGCTTTGAAGAAGGGGATACCATTGTGTCTTTTGACCATGTCTTTGTGCCATGGGAGCGCGTCTTTGTCTGCGGTAACTCTTCAGTGTGCAACCGGACGTTCACAGAAACGAATGCTGTTGTCCACATGGCCCATCAAGTCGTGGCGAAAAACATTGTCAAAACAGAATTTGTGCTTGGGGTCGCCTTAAGTATGATGGATGCGATTGGCATTGATCAGTTCCAGCACGTAAAAGACAAAGGATCAGAAATCATGCTGGCACTCGAAACAATGCGCTCCCACCTATATCGAGCGGAGCATAATGCAAAACTTGACGCATCCGGGACCATGACCCCGGACTTTAATGCACTGAATGCCGCCCGCAACTGGTATCCGCGCGTGTATCCGCGGCTTGCAGAAATTATCCGGATTCTAGGAGCATCGGGCTTGATGGGGATTCCGACAGAAGCGGATTTTCAGCATGAGGAGATCGGTCCTATTATTCACCGCGGTCTGCAAGGCAAAAACCTCGAAGGCTATGAACGGGTGCAATTATTCCGCCTTGCCTGGGACATGACCCTCA contains:
- the hpaB gene encoding 4-hydroxyphenylacetate 3-monooxygenase, oxygenase component, with protein sequence MGAKTGEAYIQRLKEAKNNVYIHGEKVDDVTTHPAFANVVQSMAKLYDLQHEKPEKMLYTSPTSGKPVGMTFMQPKTIDDLIKRREAMVEWAKTSGGMMGRSPDYLNADVMAMGMNNSIFAEANPYFAENARNYYEYARENDISLTHTLIHPQVNRAKMQHEQKDANVALHLVEERDDGIIVDGIRLLATQGAITDELLVFPSTVKKSGELDDPYSLAFAIPNNTPGLKFISRESFSYDKNPWDHPLGARFEEGDTIVSFDHVFVPWERVFVCGNSSVCNRTFTETNAVVHMAHQVVAKNIVKTEFVLGVALSMMDAIGIDQFQHVKDKGSEIMLALETMRSHLYRAEHNAKLDASGTMTPDFNALNAARNWYPRVYPRLAEIIRILGASGLMGIPTEADFQHEEIGPIIHRGLQGKNLEGYERVQLFRLAWDMTLSAFGSRQTHYEYYFFGDPIKMGMAYFDGYDKEPYKNYIKDFLQQTKTTTRVH
- the hpaE gene encoding 5-carboxymethyl-2-hydroxymuconate semialdehyde dehydrogenase, encoding MKDIQLYINGAFVPAQNQAMFDNLNPYTEQRINQVASGGKKDIQAACAAAEAAFKDGPWGHMKLKDRMSYIEKIADLIDDAVDEIAVMESHDTGLPISQTRKMVARAAENFRFYSRMVQTHLHGDAYQVDDTFINYTVYQPLGPVGLITPWNAPFMLTTWKVAPALASGNTVVLKPAELSPLSANKLAEIIDAAGVPNGVFNVVHGYGETAGAALVQNTKVKAISFTGETVTGKTIIRNSADSLKKTSMELGGKSPIIVFDDADFDRALDAAVWGIFSFNGERCTANSRLFIHSAIKEPFIKALKHRVDQVKMGDPMDDSTELGPLIDHGHFSKVSGYIDKAEIEGCEVYQGALPSGISKGHFVPPTLLLNARNDMQASQEEIFGPVMSVIEFSSEEEAIQLANEIEYGLAGYVWTNDIKRGHRVAQAVDAGMLWVNAQNVRDLRIPFGGMKSSGIGREGGHHALLEFYTEPKAIHVSIADHPIPQFGKAY